One Glycine soja cultivar W05 chromosome 2, ASM419377v2, whole genome shotgun sequence genomic region harbors:
- the LOC114394333 gene encoding ubiquitin carboxyl-terminal hydrolase 23-like isoform X2 → MAETIVIQTEPPNPPDPSSSTTIATPLLSRNIVFLPVKKPFKGFSNDFHIETLNPSSSEPRPSGSVAKKHDASEFSEYGLDPELSFGITFRRIGAGLRNLGNTCFLNSVLQCLTYTEPLAAYLQSGKHKTSCHVAGFCALCAIQNHVSRALQSTGRILSPEDLVGNLRCISRNFRNARQEDAHEYMVNLLECMHKCCLPSGIPSESPGAYEKSFVHKIFGGRLRSQVKCHQCSYCSNKFDPFLDLSLEIFKADSLQKALSNFTAAEWLDGGEKEYHCQRCKQKVRALKQLTIHKAPYVLTIHLKRFHAHDPGQKIKKKIQFGCALDLKPFVSGSYDGDVKYSLYGVLVHAGSSTHSGHYYCYVRTSNNMWYTLDDNRVSHVSEREVLNQQAYMLFYVRDRKNIVPRKPVDIAKKENMKTNVNGNRESSTSNHVLQEYPNGTIENKAEKDALVLQKHNVILAESLMQSKRHGSELSSKAQAQNDSPDGLSVAKSELGCLSSLDHSGKDYSLPHNLKSLAAPVGEKNNLRYENVISKEGIKDSPSIVPSSTNPQNGELTTDGKCQSPKKNLVKIVDVAAPQDSSTNMTNGICPKTSLIHPKVNHQLGTSAIGSVCEKASSMTYEDLVGSQGLVLNESVNTSLNTASLNQKPVKKSKKKFLRYQVSWMHLRPIFHYMVYLGPRKKNHKRSKRRTLGMKNPNKDKMDKLAFSSEDAKPVVFPLLLSCSESKATKAGYRPGANFKSSDESLIENRAEGEFRKRIDHSCAVLASAAQIEIISGSGSIVSQFEARQADSAQDSRRDQMHNGLMSMLSRGLEETVVARWDDIELPSSQHLESKNDKLVSIGYVGDEWDEEYDKGKRKKIRGFKHSFGGPNLFQEIAVEKSKFKRAKFDQSCSGNPPFRI, encoded by the exons ATGGCTGAAACCATCGTGATCCAAACGGAGCCTCCGAATCCGCCAGATCCTTCTTCGTCCACTACTATCGCCACTCCCTTGTTGTCGAGAAACATCGTGTTTCTTCCCGTCAAGAAGCCCTTCAAGGGTTTCTCCAACGATTTCCACATcgaaaccctaaacccttccTCCTCCGAGCCTCGACCCTCCGGTTCCGTCGCTAAGAAACACGACGCTTCCGAATTCTCCGAGTACGGCTTGGATCCGGAGCTCAGCTTCGGAATTACCTTCCGAAGAATA GGAGCTGGATTGCGAAATCTGGGAAACACTTGTTTTCTGAACTCCGTATTGCAGTGTTTGACATATACAGAACCTCTAGCTGCGTATCTGCAAAGTGGGAAGCATAAAACTTCAT GCCACGTTGCTGGATTTTGTGCTCTGTGTGCAATACAGAATCATGTTAGTCGTGCACTGCAATCGACTGGGAGAATATTATCCCCAGAGGATTTGGTTGGGAATCTACGAT GCATATCAAGAAATTTCCGAAATGCAAGGCAGGAAGATGCACACGAGTATATGGTGAACTTACTTGAGTGTATGCATAAATGTTGCCTGCCTTCTGGCATACCAAGTGAATCACCTGGTGCTTATGAGAAAAGTTTTGTTCATAAAATTTTTGGTGGTCGTCTCAGGAGTCAG GTGAAATGCCACCAGTGTTCTTATTGCTCCAACAAATTTGATCCTTTCTTAGATTTAAGTCTTGAAATATTCAAGGCAGATTCATTGCAAAAAGCACTTTCAAATTTTACGGCTGCAGAATGGTTGGATGGAGGGGAGAAGGAGTACCATTGTCAACGGTGCAAACAGAAAGTTAGGGCTCTCAAACAGCTAACAATTCATAAGGCACCTTATGTGCTAACGATCCACTTAAAGCGGTTTCACGCCCATGATCCTggacaaaagattaaaaagaagaTTCAATTTGGCTGTGCACTGGACTTGAAACCTTTTGTCAGTGGCTCGTAT GATGGAGATGTAAAGTACTCTCTATATGGCGTTCTGGTTCATGCTGGTTCCAGCACTCATTCTGGACACTATTACTGCTATGTTCGCACTTCAAATAACATGTGGTATACCTTGGATGACAACCGG GTAAGTCATGTCAGTGAGCGGGAAGTTTTAAACCAGCAAGCATACATGTTGTTTTATGTTCGtgatagaaaaaatattgttcCAAGGAAGCCTGTTGACATTGCTAAGAAGGAAAATATGAAGACTAATGTGAATGGAAATAGAGAATCTTCAACTTCAAACCATGTATTGCAGGAATATCCAAATGGTACCATCGAAAATAAAGCCGAGAAGGATGCTCTAGTTCTGCAAAAGCATAATGTCATATTAGCAGAAAGCTTGATGCAAAGTAAAAGACATGGATCTGAACTTTCTTCCAAGGCCCAGGCACAGAATGACTCACCAGATGGACTGTCTGTAGCTAAATCAGAACTTGGATGCTTGTCATCATTAGATCACTCTGGAAAAGATTATAGTCTCCCTCATAATCTGAAATCTTTGGCTGCACCAgttggagaaaaaaataatttgcgcTATGAGAATGTAATTTCAAAAGAGGGCATTAAAGATTCTCCTTCAATAGTGCCCTCATCCACTAATCCCCAGAATGGTGAACTCACTACTGATGGAAAATGTCAGTCTCCGAAG AAAAATCTTGTCAAGATAGTTGATGTTGCTGCACCTCAAGATTCAAGCACAAATATGACCAATGGCATTTGCCCTAAGACATCACTAATTCATCCGAAAGTTAACCATCAG ctTGGAACTTCTGCAATTGGTTCGGTGTGTGAGAAAGCAAGTAGCATGACGTATGAAGATCTGGTTGGTTCTCAGGGACTGGTTCTTAACGAGTCAGTAAATACATCTTTGAATACAGCGAGTCTTAATCAAAAGCCtgtgaaaaaatcaaaaaagaagTTCCTTAGGTATCAGGTATCTTGGATGCATCTTCGCCCAATCTTCCATTACATGGTATACTTGGGCCCACGGAAGAAGAATCACAAAAGAAGTAAACGCCGCACTTTGGGTATGAAGAATCCAAACAAAGACAAGATGGATAAGCTTGCTTTCTCATCAGAAGATGCCAAACCTGTTGTATTTCCTTTGTTATTAAGTTGCTCTGAAAGTAAAGCAACCAAGGCTGGTTATAGACCTGGTGCTAATTTTAAATCTAGTGATGAATCTCTGATAGAAAATAGGGCTGAAGGGGAATTTAGGAAGAGAATTGATCATAGCTGTGCTGTGCTTGCATCAGCGGCGCAAATTGAAATTATATCCGGGAGTGGTTCAATAGTAAGTCAATTTGAAGCTAGACAGGCTGATAGTGCACAAGATAGCAGAAGAGATCAAATGCATAATGGTTTAATGAGTATGCTTAGTCGAGGTCTGGAGGAGACAGTTG TTGCACGTTGGGATGATATAGAATTACCTTCATCTCAGCATTTGGAGTCAAAGAATGACAAACTTGTCAGCATTGGATATGTCGGGGATGAATG GGATGAAGAATATGataaagggaagaggaagaagataaGGGGCTTCAAGCATAGCTTTGGTGGGCCTAATCTTTTTCAAGAAATTGCAGTCGAGAAATCGAAGTTTAAAAGGGCAAAGTTTGACCAATCTTGCTCAGGGAACCCTCCATTTAGGATATGA
- the LOC114394300 gene encoding BTB/POZ domain-containing protein At2g24240-like, with translation MGVQKDRVKFNVGGRVMETTSTTLANAGRNSMFGAMFDDNWNLIPNNDDNNNNNERFIDRNPDCFAILLDLLRTGELYVPPDIPEKLLYREALYYGLLDHVRAAKWGPFDGNRLRLSRSLQGQAPGDGTAIRAGPDGGCCVAHGSMVHVYDWMLDEHPPLNLDYQRVNDVGWVDSDNIVIGVSERLGRGDGGMGLFSSHTGELRYKFHVCHDNQVKSYTAGALSFSSDYKIFSSCKGRSNEYGVGVWDQVTGKQIDFFYEPLGWSLGDADKLQWMEGSNCLLVATMFPRKDNCYISLLDFRDKKMVWCWSDVGAPFAVDEKRVRDAIAMEDNNSICVVNEFEDLGFMDLRSSAANSIRWSSRSRLMKGKMPEEPCYPKLALHGGQLFSSMNDCISVFCGPEWVLTSRLRRSYGGSICDFSIGGDRLFALHSEENVVDIWETPTPPII, from the coding sequence ATGGGGGTTCAAAAAGACAGGGTGAAATTCAACGTGGGTGGCAGGGTGATGGAAACAACATCCACAACCCTCGCCAATGCTGGGCGCAATTCAATGTTCGGCGCAATGTTCGACGACAATTGGAACCTAATACCAAACAAcgacgacaacaacaacaacaacgaaaGATTCATCGATCGCAACCCGGATTGCTTCGCGATTCTCCTCGATCTGCTCCGAACCGGCGAGCTCTACGTCCCACCCGATATCCCGGAGAAGCTCCTCTACAGGGAGGCCCTCTACTACGGCCTATTGGACCACGTGCGCGCCGCCAAGTGGGGCCCATTCGACGGCAACAGGTTAAGGTTGTCGCGGTCTCTGCAGGGCCAGGCACCGGGCGACGGAACCGCCATTCGGGCGGGCCCGGATGGCGGCTGCTGCGTTGCGCATGGCAGCATGGTTCATGTCTATGATTGGATGTTGGATGAACACCCACCTCTTAACCTTGATTACCAGAGGGTCAACGATGTTGGTTGGGTTGACTCCGACAACATCGTCATCGGAGTCAGCGAGCGCCTTGGGCGGGGCGACGGCGGGATGGGGCTGTTCAGCTCCCACACCGGAGAGCTTAGGTACAAGTTTCACGTTTGTCATGACAATCAGGTGAAGAGTTACACTGCTGGGGCTTTGAGTTTTAGTTCGGATTACAAGATATTTTCTAGTTGCAAAGGGAGGAGTAATGAGTATGGGGTTGGAGTTTGGGACCAGGTTACTGGGAAGCAGATTGATTTCTTCTACGAGCCTTTGGGGTGGTCTCTTGGGGATGCTGATAAGCTTCAGTGGATGGAAGGGAGCAACTGTTTGTTGGTGGCTACCATGTTTCCTAGGAAGGACAACTGTTACATTAGTCTTTTGGATTTCAGGGACAAGAAGATGGTGTGGTGTTGGTCTGATGTGGGGGCTCCTTTTGCCGTGGATGAGAAACGGGTCAGGGATGCTATTGCCATGGAGGATAATAACTCCATTTGTGTGGTCAATGAGTTTGAGGATTTGGGGTTCATGGATTTGAGAAGTTCTGCTGCCAATAGCATTAGGTGGAGCTCCAGGAGTAGGTTGATGAAGGGGAAGATGCCTGAGGAACCTTGTTATCCTAAACTGGCATTGCATGGGGGACAGCTTTTTTCGTCCATGAATGATTGTATTTCGGTGTTCTGTGGTCCTGAATGGGTTTTGACGTCTAGGCTCAGACGAAGCTATGGTGGTTCAATTTGTGATTTTTCCATTGGAGGGGATAGGCTTTTCGCGCTTCATAGTGAGGAGAATGTGGTTGATATTTGGGAGACTCCAACACCACCaattatatga
- the LOC114394316 gene encoding omega-6 fatty acid desaturase, chloroplastic codes for MACTLADSLLLFKGSYQKPVLRRDIAARYSPGIFSLNSNGLIQKRFRRQRNFVTRNKVTVIHAVAIPVQPAPVESAEYRKQLAEDYGFRQVGEPLPDDVTLKDVINSLPKEVFEIDDVKAWKSVLISVTSYALGLFMISKAPWYLLPLAWVWTGTAITGFFVIGHDCAHRSFSSNKLVEDIVGTLAFMPLIYPYEPWRFKHDRHHAKTNMLREDTAWHPVWKDEFESTPLLRKAIIYGYGPFRCWMSIAHWLMWHFDLKKFRPSEVPRVKISLACVFAFIAIGWPLIIYKTGIMGWIKFWLMPWLGYHFWMSTFTMVHHTAPHIPFKYSEEWNAAQAQLNGTVHCDYPKWIEILCHDINVHIPHHISPRIPSYNLRAAHKSLQENWGQYLNEASWNWRLMKTIMTVCHVYDKEQNYVAFDELAPEDSRPITFLKETMPDYA; via the exons ATGGCTTGCACGCTCGCTGATTCATTACTCCTATTCAAG GGTTCTTATCAGAAACCAGTTCTGAGGAGAGACATTGCTGCCCGGTACTCCCCGG GTATATTTAGTCTAAACAGTAATGGGCTTATCCAGAAAAGGTTCAGGCGTCAAAGGAATTTTGTTACTAGGAATAAGGTTACTGTCATACATGCCGTGGCAATTCCAGTACAACCAGCTCCGGTGGAAAGTGCGGAGTATAGAAAACAGCTAGCTGAAGACTACGGTTTCAGGCAAGTTGGAGAGCCGCTTCCAGATGATGTTACTTTAAAGGATGTCATCAATTCCCTTCCTAAGGAg GTCTTTGAGATTGATGATGTGAAAGCATGGAAATCTGTTCTGATATCTGTCACTTCTTATGCACTGGGTCTCTTCATGATTTCCAAAGCCCCCTGGTATCTTCTTCCTCTGGCTTGGGTATGGACAGGGACTGCAATAACTGGG TTCTTTGTTATAGGACATGATTGTGCTCACAGATCATTTTCGTCTAACAAATTGGTAGAAGACATTGTTGGAACTCTGGCCTTTATGCCTCTGATTTATCCATATGAGCCTTGGCGATTTAAGCATGACAGGCATCATGCAAAAACAAACAT GTTACGTGAAGATACTGCTTGGCACCCTGTTTGGAAGGACGAGTTTGAATCTACTCCACTTTTGAGGAAAGCAATAATATACGGATATGGTCCATTTCGATGTTGGATGTCTATAGCTCACTG GTTGATGTGGCACTTTGATTTGAAGAAGTTCAGACCAAGTGAAGTACCAAGGGTGAAGATAAGTTTGGCTTGTGTTTTTGCCTTTATAGCAATTGGATGGCCATTAATTATTTACAAGACTGGAATCATGGGATGGATAAAATTCTGGTTGATGCCATGGTTGGGCTATCACTTCTGG ATGAGTACGTTTACCATGGTACATCATACTGCACCACATATACCATTCAAATACTCAGAAGAGTGGAATGCTGCGCAAGCACAGCTTAATGGAACTGTTCATTGTGATTATCCTAAATG GATCGAGATCCTATGTCACGATATTAATGTCCATATTCCACACCACATATCCCCGAGGATACCAAGCTATAATTTAAGAGCAGCCCATAAGTCTCTCCAAGAAAACTGGGGACag TATCTGAATGAGGCTAGTTGGAATTGGAGATTGATGAAGACAATCATGACAGTGTGTCATGTGTACGACAAGGAGCAAAATTATGTTGCCTTCGACGAACTTGCCCCTGAAGATTCTCGTCCAATTACATTTTTGAAGGAAACCATGCCTGATTATGCTTAA
- the LOC114394359 gene encoding probable LRR receptor-like serine/threonine-protein kinase At2g24230, which produces MGLGVFGSVLVLALLFKHLASQQPNTDEFFVSEFLKKMGLASSQGYNFSASVCSWQGVSCDANGEHIVDLVFSGMDLSGTMPDNTIGKLSKLQSLDLSHNKITGLPSDFWSLSSLKSLNLSSNQISGSLTNNIGNFGLLESIDLSSNNFSEEIPKAVSSLLSLRVLKLDHNRFAHSIPSGILKCQSLVSIDVSSNQLNGTLPEGFGAAFPKLRVLNLSGNNMYGHVSDISGLKSIVNLNISGNSFQGSIVDVFQGRLEVLDLSRNQFQGHIPQVLHNFSSYNWSHLVYLDLSENNLSGDFFQNLNESLNLKHINLAHNRFTKQKFPQIEILLKLEYLNLSKTSLVGEIPDEILQMSNLSALDLSMNHLSGKIPLLRNEHLQVLDLSNNNLTGAVPPSVLEKLPWMEKYNFSYNNLILCASEIKPEILTTAFFGSLNSCPIAANPRLFKRRDTGNKGMKLALALSFSMIFVLAGLLFLAFGFRRKTKMWEFKQTSYKEEQNISGPFSFQTDSTTWVADIKQATSVPVVIFEKPLLNITFADLLAATSNFDRGTLLAEGKFGPVYRGFLLGGVHVAVKVLVVGSTLTDEEAARELEFLGRIKHPNLVPLTGYCVAGDQRIAIYDYMENGNLQNLLYDLPLGVQSTDDWSTDAWEEADNNGIQNAGSEGLLTSWRFRHKIALGTARALAFLHHGCSPPIIHRAVKASSVYLDYDLEPRLSDSGLAKIFGSGLDDEIVRGSPGYVPPEFTRPELDTPTPKSDVYCFGVVLFELVTGKMPVGDDYPDDKEATLVSWVRGLVRKNQASRAIDPKIHDTGPDEQMEEALKIGYLCTADLPFKRPSMQQIVGLLKDIEPTAS; this is translated from the coding sequence ATGGGGTTGGGAGTGTTTGGTTCTGTTCTGGTTTTGGCTCTCTTATTCAAGCATTTGGCATCTCAGCAACCGAATACTGATGAATTCTTTGTGTCTGAGTTCTTGAAGAAGATGGGTTTAGCATCTTCCCAAGGCTACAACTTCTCTGCTTCTGTCTGTTCATGGCAAGGGGTTTCTTGTGATGCCAATGGAGAACATATTGTTGACTTAGTCTTTTCTGGTATGGACCTTTCTGGCACTATGCCTGACAACACCATTGGCAAGCTAAGCAAACTTCAATCTTTGGATCTTAGCCACAACAAAATCACTGGCTTGCCTTCAGATTTCTGGAGTTTAAGCTCTCTCAAGAGCCTTAACCTGTCCTCCAATCAGATTTCTGGCTCATTGACTAACAACATTGGCAACTTTGGTTTGCTAGAAAGCATTGACTTGTCCAGCAACAATTTCTCAGAGGAAATTCCTAAAGCTGTTAGCTCACTGCTGAGTCTGAGGGTCCTCAAACTTGACCACAACAGGTTTGCACACAGCATACCTTCTGGGATTCTCAAGTGCCAGTCTCTAGTTTCAATTGATGTTTCTTCAAATCAGCTGAATGGAACACTTCCAGAAGGTTTTGGCGCTGCTTTTCCTAAACTTAGGGTCTTGAACCTTTCTGGGAATAATATGTATGGTCATGTTTCAGATATTTCTGGGTTAAAGTCCATTGTGAATCTCAACATATCAGGGAATTCGTTTCAGGGTTCTATTGTGGATGTGTTTCAGGGAAGATTGGAGGTTCTGGACCTTAGCAGAAACCAATTTCAAGGTCACATTCCACAGGTACTACACAACTTTAGTAGTTACAATTGGTCTCATTTAGTTTACCTTGATTTGTCAGAGAATAATCTTAGTGgggatttttttcaaaatttgaatgagTCCCTGAATTTAAAACACATTAATCTTGCACACAATAGATTTACCAAACAGAAATTCCCACAAATTGAAATTCTCCTGAAATTGGAATATCTGAACTTGTCCAAAACTAGCCTTGTTGGTGAAATTCCTGATGAAATCTTACAAATGAGTAATTTGAGTGCACTTGATCTTTCTATGAATCATCTTAGTGGGAAAATTCCCTTGCTGAGGAATGAACACCTCCAAGTCCTTGACCTTTCAAACAACAATTTGACTGGAGCAGTCCCTCCATCTGTCTTGGAGAAACTCCCATGGATGGAGAAGTACAACTTCTCTTATAATAACCTAATCCTCTGTGCTTCTGAAATCAAACCTGAGATCCTGACAACAGCATTCTTTGGATCATTGAACAGTTGTCCAATTGCTGCAAATCCACGACTCTTCAAAAGGAGAGACACTGGAAACAAGGGAATGAAGCTAGCCCTGGCATTAAGCTTCTCAATGATCTTTGTGCTTGCTGGCCTTCTGTTTTTAGCATTTGGTTTcagaaggaaaacaaaaatgtgGGAATTCAAGCAAACTTCATACAAAGAAGAGCAAAACATTTCAGGTCCCTTTTCATTCCAGACTGATTCAACAACTTGGGTAGCTGATATTAAGCAAGCAACATCAGTCCCAGTAGTAATCTTTGAGAAGCCTTTGTTGAATATCACATTTGCAGACCTCTTGGCTGCAACTTCAAATTTTGATAGGGGCACCCTTTTGGCTGAAGGAAAATTTGGGCCGGTCTATAGAGGCTTTCTGCTTGGTGGCGTTCATGTGGCGGTTAAGGTTTTGGTTGTTGGTTCTACATTGACCGATGAAGAGGCTGCAAGAGAGCTAGAATTTCTTGGTAGAATCAAGCACCCCAACCTTGTTCCTTTAACTGGATATTGTGTAGCTGGGGACCAGAGAATTGCCATATATGATTACATGGAGAATGGTAACTTGCAAAACCTGCTTTATGACTTGCCACTTGGGGTACAAAGCACAGATGATTGGAGCACAGACGCATGGGAAGAAGCCGACAACAATGGTATTCAAAATGCTGGCTCTGAAGGGCTACTCACATCTTGGAGATTTCGCCACAAAATCGCCCTTGGCACGGCTCGAGCATTGGCCTTTTTGCATCATGGTTGCTCACCTCCAATAATCCACAGAGCTGTTAAGGCTAGCAGTGTCTATTTAGACTATGACTTGGAGCCAAGGTTGTCTGATTCTGGGTTGGCCAAGATTTTTGGAAGTGGCTTGGATGATGAAATTGTGCGTGGCTCGCCTGGTTATGTTCCACCAGAGTTTACTCGACCAGAATTGGACACTCCAACACCAAAATCTGATGTGTACTGTTTTGGGGTGGTGCTCTTTGAGCTAGTGACTGGAAAGATGCCAGTTGGAGATGATTACCCTGATGATAAAGAAGCAACTTTGGTAAGTTGGGTGAGAGGACTTGTAAGAAAGAACCAAGCTTCAAGAGCTATCGATCCGAAAATTCACGACACAGGACCAGATGAACAAATGGAAGAGGCTCTTAAGATTGGTTATCTTTGCACTGCTGACCTTCCCTTCAAGCGACCAAGCATGCAACAGATAGTTGGACTTCTAAAGGATATTGAACCTACTGCTAGTTAG
- the LOC114394333 gene encoding ubiquitin carboxyl-terminal hydrolase 23-like isoform X1, whose translation MAETIVIQTEPPNPPDPSSSTTIATPLLSRNIVFLPVKKPFKGFSNDFHIETLNPSSSEPRPSGSVAKKHDASEFSEYGLDPELSFGITFRRIGAGLRNLGNTCFLNSVLQCLTYTEPLAAYLQSGKHKTSCHVAGFCALCAIQNHVSRALQSTGRILSPEDLVGNLRCISRNFRNARQEDAHEYMVNLLECMHKCCLPSGIPSESPGAYEKSFVHKIFGGRLRSQVKCHQCSYCSNKFDPFLDLSLEIFKADSLQKALSNFTAAEWLDGGEKEYHCQRCKQKVRALKQLTIHKAPYVLTIHLKRFHAHDPGQKIKKKIQFGCALDLKPFVSGSYDGDVKYSLYGVLVHAGSSTHSGHYYCYVRTSNNMWYTLDDNRVSHVSEREVLNQQAYMLFYVRDRKNIVPRKPVDIAKKENMKTNVNGNRESSTSNHVLQEYPNGTIENKAEKDALVLQKHNVILAESLMQSKRHGSELSSKAQAQNDSPDGLSVAKSELGCLSSLDHSGKDYSLPHNLKSLAAPVGEKNNLRYENVISKEGIKDSPSIVPSSTNPQNGELTTDGKCQSPKKNLVKIVDVAAPQDSSTNMTNGICPKTSLIHPKVNHQLGTSAIGSVCEKASSMTYEDLVGSQGLVLNESVNTSLNTASLNQKPVKKSKKKFLRYQVSWMHLRPIFHYMVYLGPRKKNHKRSKRRTLGMKNPNKDKMDKLAFSSEDAKPVVFPLLLSCSESKATKAGYRPGANFKSSDESLIENRAEGEFRKRIDHSCAVLASAAQIEIISGSGSIVSQFEARQADSAQDSRRDQMHNGLMSMLSRGLEETVAQFHTVARWDDIELPSSQHLESKNDKLVSIGYVGDEWDEEYDKGKRKKIRGFKHSFGGPNLFQEIAVEKSKFKRAKFDQSCSGNPPFRI comes from the exons ATGGCTGAAACCATCGTGATCCAAACGGAGCCTCCGAATCCGCCAGATCCTTCTTCGTCCACTACTATCGCCACTCCCTTGTTGTCGAGAAACATCGTGTTTCTTCCCGTCAAGAAGCCCTTCAAGGGTTTCTCCAACGATTTCCACATcgaaaccctaaacccttccTCCTCCGAGCCTCGACCCTCCGGTTCCGTCGCTAAGAAACACGACGCTTCCGAATTCTCCGAGTACGGCTTGGATCCGGAGCTCAGCTTCGGAATTACCTTCCGAAGAATA GGAGCTGGATTGCGAAATCTGGGAAACACTTGTTTTCTGAACTCCGTATTGCAGTGTTTGACATATACAGAACCTCTAGCTGCGTATCTGCAAAGTGGGAAGCATAAAACTTCAT GCCACGTTGCTGGATTTTGTGCTCTGTGTGCAATACAGAATCATGTTAGTCGTGCACTGCAATCGACTGGGAGAATATTATCCCCAGAGGATTTGGTTGGGAATCTACGAT GCATATCAAGAAATTTCCGAAATGCAAGGCAGGAAGATGCACACGAGTATATGGTGAACTTACTTGAGTGTATGCATAAATGTTGCCTGCCTTCTGGCATACCAAGTGAATCACCTGGTGCTTATGAGAAAAGTTTTGTTCATAAAATTTTTGGTGGTCGTCTCAGGAGTCAG GTGAAATGCCACCAGTGTTCTTATTGCTCCAACAAATTTGATCCTTTCTTAGATTTAAGTCTTGAAATATTCAAGGCAGATTCATTGCAAAAAGCACTTTCAAATTTTACGGCTGCAGAATGGTTGGATGGAGGGGAGAAGGAGTACCATTGTCAACGGTGCAAACAGAAAGTTAGGGCTCTCAAACAGCTAACAATTCATAAGGCACCTTATGTGCTAACGATCCACTTAAAGCGGTTTCACGCCCATGATCCTggacaaaagattaaaaagaagaTTCAATTTGGCTGTGCACTGGACTTGAAACCTTTTGTCAGTGGCTCGTAT GATGGAGATGTAAAGTACTCTCTATATGGCGTTCTGGTTCATGCTGGTTCCAGCACTCATTCTGGACACTATTACTGCTATGTTCGCACTTCAAATAACATGTGGTATACCTTGGATGACAACCGG GTAAGTCATGTCAGTGAGCGGGAAGTTTTAAACCAGCAAGCATACATGTTGTTTTATGTTCGtgatagaaaaaatattgttcCAAGGAAGCCTGTTGACATTGCTAAGAAGGAAAATATGAAGACTAATGTGAATGGAAATAGAGAATCTTCAACTTCAAACCATGTATTGCAGGAATATCCAAATGGTACCATCGAAAATAAAGCCGAGAAGGATGCTCTAGTTCTGCAAAAGCATAATGTCATATTAGCAGAAAGCTTGATGCAAAGTAAAAGACATGGATCTGAACTTTCTTCCAAGGCCCAGGCACAGAATGACTCACCAGATGGACTGTCTGTAGCTAAATCAGAACTTGGATGCTTGTCATCATTAGATCACTCTGGAAAAGATTATAGTCTCCCTCATAATCTGAAATCTTTGGCTGCACCAgttggagaaaaaaataatttgcgcTATGAGAATGTAATTTCAAAAGAGGGCATTAAAGATTCTCCTTCAATAGTGCCCTCATCCACTAATCCCCAGAATGGTGAACTCACTACTGATGGAAAATGTCAGTCTCCGAAG AAAAATCTTGTCAAGATAGTTGATGTTGCTGCACCTCAAGATTCAAGCACAAATATGACCAATGGCATTTGCCCTAAGACATCACTAATTCATCCGAAAGTTAACCATCAG ctTGGAACTTCTGCAATTGGTTCGGTGTGTGAGAAAGCAAGTAGCATGACGTATGAAGATCTGGTTGGTTCTCAGGGACTGGTTCTTAACGAGTCAGTAAATACATCTTTGAATACAGCGAGTCTTAATCAAAAGCCtgtgaaaaaatcaaaaaagaagTTCCTTAGGTATCAGGTATCTTGGATGCATCTTCGCCCAATCTTCCATTACATGGTATACTTGGGCCCACGGAAGAAGAATCACAAAAGAAGTAAACGCCGCACTTTGGGTATGAAGAATCCAAACAAAGACAAGATGGATAAGCTTGCTTTCTCATCAGAAGATGCCAAACCTGTTGTATTTCCTTTGTTATTAAGTTGCTCTGAAAGTAAAGCAACCAAGGCTGGTTATAGACCTGGTGCTAATTTTAAATCTAGTGATGAATCTCTGATAGAAAATAGGGCTGAAGGGGAATTTAGGAAGAGAATTGATCATAGCTGTGCTGTGCTTGCATCAGCGGCGCAAATTGAAATTATATCCGGGAGTGGTTCAATAGTAAGTCAATTTGAAGCTAGACAGGCTGATAGTGCACAAGATAGCAGAAGAGATCAAATGCATAATGGTTTAATGAGTATGCTTAGTCGAGGTCTGGAGGAGACAGTTG CTCAATTTCATACAGTTGCACGTTGGGATGATATAGAATTACCTTCATCTCAGCATTTGGAGTCAAAGAATGACAAACTTGTCAGCATTGGATATGTCGGGGATGAATG GGATGAAGAATATGataaagggaagaggaagaagataaGGGGCTTCAAGCATAGCTTTGGTGGGCCTAATCTTTTTCAAGAAATTGCAGTCGAGAAATCGAAGTTTAAAAGGGCAAAGTTTGACCAATCTTGCTCAGGGAACCCTCCATTTAGGATATGA